The following are from one region of the Heliangelus exortis chromosome 2, bHelExo1.hap1, whole genome shotgun sequence genome:
- the ACTR3B gene encoding actin-related protein 3B isoform X2: protein MASYLPPCVIDGGTGYTKLGYAGNTEPQFIIPSCIAIRESAKVGDQAQRRVMKGVDDLDFFIGDEAIDKPTYATKWPIRHGIVEDWDLMERFMEQVIFKYLRAEPEDHYFLMTEPPLNTPENREYLAEIMFESFNIPGLYIAVQAVLALAASWTSRQVGERTLTGTVIDSGDGVTHVIPVAEGYVIGSCIKHIPIAGRDITYFIQQLLREREVGIPPEQSLETAKAIKEKYCYICPDIVKEFAKYDADPRKWIKQYTGINAINKTKFVIDVGYERFLGPEIFFHPEFANPDFMESISDVVDEVIQNCPIDVRRPLYKNVVLSGGSTMFRDFGRRLQRDLKRVVDARLRLSEELSGGRIKPKPVEVQVITHHMQRYAVWFGGSMLASTPEFFQVCHTKKDYEEYGPSICRHNPVFGVMS, encoded by the exons ATGGCGAGCTACCTGCCCCCCTGCGTGATAGACGGAGGCACCGG GTATACGAAACTTGGCTATGCAGGAAATACAGAACCTCAATTCATTATCCCATCAT gTATTGCAATCCGGGAATCAGCCAAAGTAGGTGACCAGGCTCAGAGGAGAGTAATGAAAGGTGTTGATGATCTGGACTTTTTCATAGGAGATGAAGCCATAGATAAACCTACATATGCTACAAAG tggccTATACGACATGGGATTGTTGAAGACTGGGACCTCATGGAGAGATTTATGGAGCAGGtcatttttaaatacctgcGAGCTGAACCTGAGGATCACTATTTTTTAATG ACAGAGCCTCCACTGAACACACCAGAAAACAGAGAGTATCTTGCAGAAATCATGTTTGAATCATTTAACATACCAGGACTTTACATTGCTGTTCAG GCAGTGTTGGCCTTAGCTGCCTCTTGGACATCACGGCAGGTTGGAGAACGGACTCTGACTGGAACTGTCATCGATAGTGGAGATGGAGTTACCCATGTGATTCCTGTG GCAGAAGGCTATGTAATTGGAAGTTGCATCAAACATATTCCTATTGCAGGTAGAGATATTACTTACTTTATCCAACAGCTCCTAAGGGAAAGGGAGGTGGGAATTCCTCCTGAACAATCTCTGGAGACAGCAAAAGCCATAAAG GAGAAATACTGTTACATTTGCCCTGACATAGTGAAAGAATTTGCCAAGTATGATGCAGACCCTCGAAAATGGATCAAGCAGTATACAGGTATCAATGCAATCAACAAAACCAAGTTTGTTATAGATGTCGGTTATGAAAGGTTCCTGGGAcctgaaattttctttcatccCGAG tttgCTAACCCTGATTTTATGGAATCCATTTCGGATGTAGTTGATGAAGTTATACAGAACTGTCCCATTGATGTCCGGCGTCCATTATATAAG AATGTGGTCCTTTCAGGAGGATCCACAATGTTCAGGGACTTTGGACGACGACTGCAAAGGGATTTGAAAAGAGTGGTGGATGCGAGGCTGCGACTTAGTGAGGAGCTCAGTGGTGGTCGGATAAAA CCGAAACCAGTGGAAGTTCAAGTGATAACACATCACATGCAGCGTTATGcagtttggtttggtggttCCATGCTGGCTTCAACA CCAGAGTTTTTCCAAGTATGTCACACCAAGAAAGACTATGAAGAGTATGGCCCTAGTATTTGTCGTCACAATCCTGTCTTTGGAGTCATGTCATAA
- the ACTR3B gene encoding actin-related protein 3B isoform X1 → MASYLPPCVIDGGTGYTKLGYAGNTEPQFIIPSCIAIRESAKVGDQAQRRVMKGVDDLDFFIGDEAIDKPTYATKWPIRHGIVEDWDLMERFMEQVIFKYLRAEPEDHYFLMTEPPLNTPENREYLAEIMFESFNIPGLYIAVQAVLALAASWTSRQVGERTLTGTVIDSGDGVTHVIPVAEGYVIGSCIKHIPIAGRDITYFIQQLLREREVGIPPEQSLETAKAIKEKYCYICPDIVKEFAKYDADPRKWIKQYTGINAINKTKFVIDVGYERFLGPEIFFHPEFANPDFMESISDVVDEVIQNCPIDVRRPLYKNVVLSGGSTMFRDFGRRLQRDLKRVVDARLRLSEELSGGRIKPKPVEVQVITHHMQRYAVWFGGSMLASTSFSKYVTPRKTMKSMALVFVVTILSLESCHKACLMETRFLISCWGRNSCIAEAGSRYCKY, encoded by the exons ATGGCGAGCTACCTGCCCCCCTGCGTGATAGACGGAGGCACCGG GTATACGAAACTTGGCTATGCAGGAAATACAGAACCTCAATTCATTATCCCATCAT gTATTGCAATCCGGGAATCAGCCAAAGTAGGTGACCAGGCTCAGAGGAGAGTAATGAAAGGTGTTGATGATCTGGACTTTTTCATAGGAGATGAAGCCATAGATAAACCTACATATGCTACAAAG tggccTATACGACATGGGATTGTTGAAGACTGGGACCTCATGGAGAGATTTATGGAGCAGGtcatttttaaatacctgcGAGCTGAACCTGAGGATCACTATTTTTTAATG ACAGAGCCTCCACTGAACACACCAGAAAACAGAGAGTATCTTGCAGAAATCATGTTTGAATCATTTAACATACCAGGACTTTACATTGCTGTTCAG GCAGTGTTGGCCTTAGCTGCCTCTTGGACATCACGGCAGGTTGGAGAACGGACTCTGACTGGAACTGTCATCGATAGTGGAGATGGAGTTACCCATGTGATTCCTGTG GCAGAAGGCTATGTAATTGGAAGTTGCATCAAACATATTCCTATTGCAGGTAGAGATATTACTTACTTTATCCAACAGCTCCTAAGGGAAAGGGAGGTGGGAATTCCTCCTGAACAATCTCTGGAGACAGCAAAAGCCATAAAG GAGAAATACTGTTACATTTGCCCTGACATAGTGAAAGAATTTGCCAAGTATGATGCAGACCCTCGAAAATGGATCAAGCAGTATACAGGTATCAATGCAATCAACAAAACCAAGTTTGTTATAGATGTCGGTTATGAAAGGTTCCTGGGAcctgaaattttctttcatccCGAG tttgCTAACCCTGATTTTATGGAATCCATTTCGGATGTAGTTGATGAAGTTATACAGAACTGTCCCATTGATGTCCGGCGTCCATTATATAAG AATGTGGTCCTTTCAGGAGGATCCACAATGTTCAGGGACTTTGGACGACGACTGCAAAGGGATTTGAAAAGAGTGGTGGATGCGAGGCTGCGACTTAGTGAGGAGCTCAGTGGTGGTCGGATAAAA CCGAAACCAGTGGAAGTTCAAGTGATAACACATCACATGCAGCGTTATGcagtttggtttggtggttCCATGCTGGCTTCAACA AGTTTTTCCAAGTATGTCACACCAAGAAAGACTATGAAGAGTATGGCCCTAGTATTTGTCGTCACAATCCTGTCTTTGGAGTCATGTCATAAAGCCTGCCTAATGGAAACAAGATTTCTGATATCTTGCTGGGGAAGAAACTCCTGTATTgcagaggcaggcagcagatACTGTAAATACTGA
- the ACTR3B gene encoding actin-related protein 3B isoform X4, which translates to MKGVDDLDFFIGDEAIDKPTYATKWPIRHGIVEDWDLMERFMEQVIFKYLRAEPEDHYFLMTEPPLNTPENREYLAEIMFESFNIPGLYIAVQAVLALAASWTSRQVGERTLTGTVIDSGDGVTHVIPVAEGYVIGSCIKHIPIAGRDITYFIQQLLREREVGIPPEQSLETAKAIKEKYCYICPDIVKEFAKYDADPRKWIKQYTGINAINKTKFVIDVGYERFLGPEIFFHPEFANPDFMESISDVVDEVIQNCPIDVRRPLYKNVVLSGGSTMFRDFGRRLQRDLKRVVDARLRLSEELSGGRIKPKPVEVQVITHHMQRYAVWFGGSMLASTPEFFQVCHTKKDYEEYGPSICRHNPVFGVMS; encoded by the exons ATGAAAGGTGTTGATGATCTGGACTTTTTCATAGGAGATGAAGCCATAGATAAACCTACATATGCTACAAAG tggccTATACGACATGGGATTGTTGAAGACTGGGACCTCATGGAGAGATTTATGGAGCAGGtcatttttaaatacctgcGAGCTGAACCTGAGGATCACTATTTTTTAATG ACAGAGCCTCCACTGAACACACCAGAAAACAGAGAGTATCTTGCAGAAATCATGTTTGAATCATTTAACATACCAGGACTTTACATTGCTGTTCAG GCAGTGTTGGCCTTAGCTGCCTCTTGGACATCACGGCAGGTTGGAGAACGGACTCTGACTGGAACTGTCATCGATAGTGGAGATGGAGTTACCCATGTGATTCCTGTG GCAGAAGGCTATGTAATTGGAAGTTGCATCAAACATATTCCTATTGCAGGTAGAGATATTACTTACTTTATCCAACAGCTCCTAAGGGAAAGGGAGGTGGGAATTCCTCCTGAACAATCTCTGGAGACAGCAAAAGCCATAAAG GAGAAATACTGTTACATTTGCCCTGACATAGTGAAAGAATTTGCCAAGTATGATGCAGACCCTCGAAAATGGATCAAGCAGTATACAGGTATCAATGCAATCAACAAAACCAAGTTTGTTATAGATGTCGGTTATGAAAGGTTCCTGGGAcctgaaattttctttcatccCGAG tttgCTAACCCTGATTTTATGGAATCCATTTCGGATGTAGTTGATGAAGTTATACAGAACTGTCCCATTGATGTCCGGCGTCCATTATATAAG AATGTGGTCCTTTCAGGAGGATCCACAATGTTCAGGGACTTTGGACGACGACTGCAAAGGGATTTGAAAAGAGTGGTGGATGCGAGGCTGCGACTTAGTGAGGAGCTCAGTGGTGGTCGGATAAAA CCGAAACCAGTGGAAGTTCAAGTGATAACACATCACATGCAGCGTTATGcagtttggtttggtggttCCATGCTGGCTTCAACA CCAGAGTTTTTCCAAGTATGTCACACCAAGAAAGACTATGAAGAGTATGGCCCTAGTATTTGTCGTCACAATCCTGTCTTTGGAGTCATGTCATAA
- the ACTR3B gene encoding actin-related protein 3B isoform X3 → MKGVDDLDFFIGDEAIDKPTYATKWPIRHGIVEDWDLMERFMEQVIFKYLRAEPEDHYFLMTEPPLNTPENREYLAEIMFESFNIPGLYIAVQAVLALAASWTSRQVGERTLTGTVIDSGDGVTHVIPVAEGYVIGSCIKHIPIAGRDITYFIQQLLREREVGIPPEQSLETAKAIKEKYCYICPDIVKEFAKYDADPRKWIKQYTGINAINKTKFVIDVGYERFLGPEIFFHPEFANPDFMESISDVVDEVIQNCPIDVRRPLYKNVVLSGGSTMFRDFGRRLQRDLKRVVDARLRLSEELSGGRIKPKPVEVQVITHHMQRYAVWFGGSMLASTSFSKYVTPRKTMKSMALVFVVTILSLESCHKACLMETRFLISCWGRNSCIAEAGSRYCKY, encoded by the exons ATGAAAGGTGTTGATGATCTGGACTTTTTCATAGGAGATGAAGCCATAGATAAACCTACATATGCTACAAAG tggccTATACGACATGGGATTGTTGAAGACTGGGACCTCATGGAGAGATTTATGGAGCAGGtcatttttaaatacctgcGAGCTGAACCTGAGGATCACTATTTTTTAATG ACAGAGCCTCCACTGAACACACCAGAAAACAGAGAGTATCTTGCAGAAATCATGTTTGAATCATTTAACATACCAGGACTTTACATTGCTGTTCAG GCAGTGTTGGCCTTAGCTGCCTCTTGGACATCACGGCAGGTTGGAGAACGGACTCTGACTGGAACTGTCATCGATAGTGGAGATGGAGTTACCCATGTGATTCCTGTG GCAGAAGGCTATGTAATTGGAAGTTGCATCAAACATATTCCTATTGCAGGTAGAGATATTACTTACTTTATCCAACAGCTCCTAAGGGAAAGGGAGGTGGGAATTCCTCCTGAACAATCTCTGGAGACAGCAAAAGCCATAAAG GAGAAATACTGTTACATTTGCCCTGACATAGTGAAAGAATTTGCCAAGTATGATGCAGACCCTCGAAAATGGATCAAGCAGTATACAGGTATCAATGCAATCAACAAAACCAAGTTTGTTATAGATGTCGGTTATGAAAGGTTCCTGGGAcctgaaattttctttcatccCGAG tttgCTAACCCTGATTTTATGGAATCCATTTCGGATGTAGTTGATGAAGTTATACAGAACTGTCCCATTGATGTCCGGCGTCCATTATATAAG AATGTGGTCCTTTCAGGAGGATCCACAATGTTCAGGGACTTTGGACGACGACTGCAAAGGGATTTGAAAAGAGTGGTGGATGCGAGGCTGCGACTTAGTGAGGAGCTCAGTGGTGGTCGGATAAAA CCGAAACCAGTGGAAGTTCAAGTGATAACACATCACATGCAGCGTTATGcagtttggtttggtggttCCATGCTGGCTTCAACA AGTTTTTCCAAGTATGTCACACCAAGAAAGACTATGAAGAGTATGGCCCTAGTATTTGTCGTCACAATCCTGTCTTTGGAGTCATGTCATAAAGCCTGCCTAATGGAAACAAGATTTCTGATATCTTGCTGGGGAAGAAACTCCTGTATTgcagaggcaggcagcagatACTGTAAATACTGA